In Acidobacteriota bacterium, a single window of DNA contains:
- a CDS encoding NAD(P)H-dependent glycerol-3-phosphate dehydrogenase — protein sequence AEELTKKRVNATYLPGIELPETLTATHDLSALDDCRDVLVVVPSHGFREVVRSFLRQRKNGQEVNLISATKGIETEGSARMSEVCAQEAAAVEQEVGFAVLAGPTFAAELSRGLPAAGVVASADRALATRLQELLAAPNFRLYNSSDVVGVEIGGTSKNVIAIAAGAVVGLELGHNALAALITRGLHEITRLGIACGGQARTFSGLAGLGDLVLTCTGGLSRNRRAGLDLAQGKTLEQITSGAMVAEGIRNALAISRLAHQMDVEMPITEQMVQVLYENKHPRRAVTELMTRELKAEAAL from the coding sequence CGCCGAGGAGCTGACCAAGAAGCGGGTCAATGCGACCTATTTGCCCGGCATCGAGCTGCCGGAGACCCTCACCGCCACTCACGATTTGAGCGCCCTGGACGATTGCCGGGACGTGCTGGTGGTGGTTCCTTCCCATGGCTTCCGGGAGGTGGTGCGCTCGTTCTTGAGACAGCGGAAGAACGGCCAGGAGGTCAATCTGATCTCCGCCACCAAAGGCATCGAGACCGAGGGCTCGGCGCGCATGAGCGAGGTCTGTGCCCAAGAAGCGGCGGCGGTGGAGCAGGAAGTGGGTTTCGCCGTCCTCGCCGGACCGACCTTCGCCGCCGAGCTGTCCCGCGGCCTGCCGGCGGCGGGGGTGGTGGCTTCCGCCGACCGGGCCTTGGCCACCCGCTTGCAGGAGCTGCTGGCGGCCCCGAATTTTCGCCTCTACAACTCCAGCGACGTGGTGGGGGTGGAGATCGGCGGTACCAGCAAGAACGTCATCGCCATCGCTGCCGGGGCGGTGGTGGGGCTGGAGCTGGGGCACAATGCTTTGGCGGCCCTGATCACCCGCGGCCTGCACGAGATCACCCGCTTGGGCATCGCCTGCGGCGGCCAGGCGCGAACCTTTTCCGGCCTCGCCGGCCTCGGTGACCTGGTGCTCACCTGCACCGGCGGCCTATCCCGCAACCGCCGCGCCGGTCTCGATCTGGCCCAGGGGAAGACCCTGGAGCAGATCACCAGCGGGGCCATGGTGGCGGAGGGCATTCGCAACGCCCTGGCCATCTCCCGGCTGGCCCACCAGATGGACGTGGAGATGCCCATCACCGAGCAGATGGTGCAAGTGCTCTACGAGAACAAGCATCCCCGCCGGGCAGTGACCGA